One stretch of Oncorhynchus keta strain PuntledgeMale-10-30-2019 chromosome 18, Oket_V2, whole genome shotgun sequence DNA includes these proteins:
- the LOC118371323 gene encoding thiamine transporter 2 isoform X1 produces MGSWAKLKSTGWVFPTAVLSLYGFFANCRPAEPFLTPYLIGPYKNISEEVVTNYLFPIWTYSYLVVLFPVFLLTDFLRYKPVIVVQGLFLVTNYVLLCFAPGLTAMTFLQFNYAVVTSTEVAYFSYIYSVIPPERYQRATGYLRSAMLTGSTLGATIGQMLVSLAGLDYFYLNAISLGILSIAFLISIWLPMPQQGMFFRGEKAALGLRTKGQVEEEASAVEEVQDAEEAIEDGAGSGRTQGAWSSTGWCSLHNVVYAGRLLWSSFRESYSSRKLVYWSLWWALATAGYGQVFNYIQLMWDNIEPSSTSSVYNGGVEAICAVVGAAAAFCVGHVKVTWDVWGELSLGVFSAVGAGAVFLIGLTSNIWASYAGYVIFKASYMLLITITTFQIASNLSMACFALTFGVNTFVALLLQTILTAIVVDETALGLDIITQFIIYGSYYAAISVLFLIRGMYTACAHHCCPKQAMDQEQKEDPKVEMPSSDRFCSDHRQSSIKD; encoded by the exons ATGGGTTCCTGGGCCAAGCTGAAGTCCACTGGCTGGGTGTTTCCCACAGCCGTTTTGTCGCTCTATGGGTTCTTCGCCAACTGCAGACCAGCTGAGCCCTTCCTAACACCCTACCTTATTGGACCATACAAGAACATCTCAGAGGAAGTG GTGACCAACTACCTGTTCCCCATCTGGACGTACTCCTACCTGGTCGTCCTCTTCCCCGTCTTCCTGCTGACAGACTTCCTGAGGTACAAGCCGGTGATTGTGGTCCAGGGCCTCTTCCTGGTCACCAATTATGTCCTGCTCTGCTTCGCCCCCGGCCTGACCGCCATGACGTTCCTGCAGTTCAACTATGCCGTGGTGACCTCCACGGAGGTGGCCTACTTCTCCTACATCTACAGTGTGATCCCTCCGGAGAGGTACCAGCGGGCCACCGGCTACCTCCGCAGTGCCATGCTGACAGGCTCCACCCTAGGAGCCACAATAGGCCAGATGCTGGTCTCCCTGGCAGGGCTGGACTACTTCTACCTCAATGCTATCTCCCTGGGGATTCTCAGCATTGCGTTCCTCATCTCCATCTGGCTACCCATGCCCCAGCAGGGGATGTTCTTCAGGGGGGAGAAGGCTGCCCTGGGCCTGAGAACCAAGGGCCAGGTGGAGGAGGAAGCGAGTGCAGTGGAGGAGGTCCAGGATGCAGAGGAGGCCATAGAGGATGGTGCTGGGTCGGGTAGGACCCAGGGTGCTTGGAGTAGTACTGGCTGGTGTAGCCTGCATAATGTGGTCTATGCTGGCAGGCTGCTCTGGAGCAGCTTCAGAGAGTCCTACTCCTCTAGGAAGctggtctactggtctctgtggtGGGCTCTAGCCACGGCCGGATACGGCCAGGTGTTCAACTACATCCAGCTGATGTGGGACAACATAGAGCCATCCAGCACCTCCTCTGTCTACAATGGAGGGGTCGAGGCCATCTGCGCAGTAGTAG GTGCAGCCGCAGCCTTCTGTGTGGGTCATGTAAAGGTGACCTGGGATGTCTGGGGGGAGCTGTCACTGGGGGTGTTCTCTGCGGTGGGGGCAGGGGCCGTGTTTCTGATTGGGCTCACCAGCAACATTTGGGCAAGCTATGCTGGCTACGTCATCTTCAAGGCCTCCTACATGCTGCTGATTACCATCACTAC ATTCCAGATTGCATCCAACCTGTCCATGGCATGCTTTGCTCTAACGTTCGGAGTCAACACGTTTGTCGCCCTCTTGCTGCAGACCATTCTCACAGCCATCGTTGTTGATGAAACTGCACTGGGGTTAGACATTATCACACAG TTCATCATCTATGGCAGCTACTATGCCGCAATATCAGTGCTTTTTCTGATCAGAGGGATGTACACAGCCTGTGCACACCACTGCTGCCCTAAACAGGCAATGGACCAGGAGCAGAAAGAAGATCCCAAAGTGGAGATGCCCTCCTCAGACCGGTTCTGCTCTGACCACAGACAGTCATCTATCAAAGACTGA
- the LOC118371323 gene encoding thiamine transporter 2 isoform X2 — translation MGSWAKLKSTGWVFPTAVLSLYGFFANCRPAEPFLTPYLIGPYKNISEEVVTNYLFPIWTYSYLVVLFPVFLLTDFLRYKPVIVVQGLFLVTNYVLLCFAPGLTAMTFLQFNYAVVTSTEVAYFSYIYSVIPPERYQRATGYLRSAMLTGSTLGATIGQMLVSLAGLDYFYLNAISLGILSIAFLISIWLPMPQQGMFFRGEKAALGLRTKGQVEEEASAVEEVQDAEEAIEDGAGSGRTQGAWSSTGWCSLHNVVYAGRLLWSSFRESYSSRKLVYWSLWWALATAGYGQVFNYIQLMWDNIEPSSTSSVYNGGVEAICAVVGAAAAFCVGHVKVTWDVWGELSLGVFSAVGAGAVFLIGLTSNIWASYAGYVIFKASYMLLITITTFQIASNLSMACFALTFGVNTFVALLLQTILTAIVVDETALGLDIITQRDVHSLCTPLLP, via the exons ATGGGTTCCTGGGCCAAGCTGAAGTCCACTGGCTGGGTGTTTCCCACAGCCGTTTTGTCGCTCTATGGGTTCTTCGCCAACTGCAGACCAGCTGAGCCCTTCCTAACACCCTACCTTATTGGACCATACAAGAACATCTCAGAGGAAGTG GTGACCAACTACCTGTTCCCCATCTGGACGTACTCCTACCTGGTCGTCCTCTTCCCCGTCTTCCTGCTGACAGACTTCCTGAGGTACAAGCCGGTGATTGTGGTCCAGGGCCTCTTCCTGGTCACCAATTATGTCCTGCTCTGCTTCGCCCCCGGCCTGACCGCCATGACGTTCCTGCAGTTCAACTATGCCGTGGTGACCTCCACGGAGGTGGCCTACTTCTCCTACATCTACAGTGTGATCCCTCCGGAGAGGTACCAGCGGGCCACCGGCTACCTCCGCAGTGCCATGCTGACAGGCTCCACCCTAGGAGCCACAATAGGCCAGATGCTGGTCTCCCTGGCAGGGCTGGACTACTTCTACCTCAATGCTATCTCCCTGGGGATTCTCAGCATTGCGTTCCTCATCTCCATCTGGCTACCCATGCCCCAGCAGGGGATGTTCTTCAGGGGGGAGAAGGCTGCCCTGGGCCTGAGAACCAAGGGCCAGGTGGAGGAGGAAGCGAGTGCAGTGGAGGAGGTCCAGGATGCAGAGGAGGCCATAGAGGATGGTGCTGGGTCGGGTAGGACCCAGGGTGCTTGGAGTAGTACTGGCTGGTGTAGCCTGCATAATGTGGTCTATGCTGGCAGGCTGCTCTGGAGCAGCTTCAGAGAGTCCTACTCCTCTAGGAAGctggtctactggtctctgtggtGGGCTCTAGCCACGGCCGGATACGGCCAGGTGTTCAACTACATCCAGCTGATGTGGGACAACATAGAGCCATCCAGCACCTCCTCTGTCTACAATGGAGGGGTCGAGGCCATCTGCGCAGTAGTAG GTGCAGCCGCAGCCTTCTGTGTGGGTCATGTAAAGGTGACCTGGGATGTCTGGGGGGAGCTGTCACTGGGGGTGTTCTCTGCGGTGGGGGCAGGGGCCGTGTTTCTGATTGGGCTCACCAGCAACATTTGGGCAAGCTATGCTGGCTACGTCATCTTCAAGGCCTCCTACATGCTGCTGATTACCATCACTAC ATTCCAGATTGCATCCAACCTGTCCATGGCATGCTTTGCTCTAACGTTCGGAGTCAACACGTTTGTCGCCCTCTTGCTGCAGACCATTCTCACAGCCATCGTTGTTGATGAAACTGCACTGGGGTTAGACATTATCACACAG AGGGATGTACACAGCCTGTGCACACCACTGCTGCCCTAA